The Mesorhizobium sp. AR02 genomic interval GCAGTTAGCGGGCCGGCCTTCCGGCAGACTGACGCCCCTCGCGGTGTTCGTCAATGCGAGCAGCCGGCTCAAGCGGAGTTGAGCCGGCTGAACTGCCTGTGGTCTTACTTTCCAGCCATCGCCTTCAGATTGGCGGCATAGGCGTCGACATCATCCTTGCCGATGATCTTGGTCGGGATGATGATGAGGTTGCCGGCCGGGATGCCCGACTTGTCGCCCTTGAGATAGGCGGCCATCAGCTTCATGCCCTGATAGGCCCATTCGAAGGGCTGCTGCACGACGGTGGCGGCAATGGTGCCTTCCTTGACACCGCCCAGCGTGATCGGATCGTCATCGAAACCAACGACGGTGATCGAGCCAAGCTTGCCGGCGTCGCGCAGCGCTTCATAGATGCGCGGCGTGTTGTAGGAATAGAAGCCGACCATGCAGGTGACGTCGGGGCTGGCGACCAGCGCGTCCTCGACATTCTTCTTGGCGCGCGCCTGGTCGATGTCGTCGCCGCGCACGTCGACGAGTTCGATCTTGGTGCCGGCCAGCCCATCCTTCATGCCCTGAATGCGCTCCTTGGCGTTGTCGGCGCCGAGCAGGCCGACGAAGCCGAGGCACTTGCCGCCATTGGGCATCGCCTTCTTGGCGATTTCGGCCGCCTGCTTGCCGGCGTCGACATTGGACGAACCGATATAGGCGACGCGCTTGGTCTGCGGGGCGTCGCTGTCGGTGGTGAATAGCGCCGTTTCCGAGGCGATCTTGTTCAGGCCGTCTGTCGAGGTCTTGGGGTCAACGGCCGAGACCATGATGCCCTTGACGCCGGCCGTCACCAGATCGTCCATCAGACGCTGCTGAATGGCGACCGAGGACTGCTCGGGATATTTGAGCTCCAGCGTGTAGCCGGGCAGTTCGCCCTGCGCCTTCTTGACGCCGGCTTCGGCCGCTTTCCAGAAATCGGAAGCGCCATTGACGACGAAGGCCAGCGTCGGCTTGTCGTCGGCGCGCGCGATTGCCGTGGCCGACAGGCCAAGCAGCAGCGCCGTGGCGGCTACGGATGCACTACGTATCAAGGATTTCATGTTCAACCTCCCGTTTTGGTCCAGCCATCAGGCTGACCCGTCTTGCTCACTAGAATTGTCTTGCTCACTTGAATTTGTGGTTTGCAGCTTGGACGCCCTCCTCCTCAGGGGTTCCCGGCACTCAAAAGAATGGCGTCGTTCCAGCCACGGTCACGGACTTTAGAGACTCATCCCTCGTTCGTAAATAGTCCGATTTGTCTGACATATCACATATCTGCTATAAGGTTCGCGGAGGCAATATCCGCTCACCATCGGACGATTCACGAGCACTCCCGCCGCCCCGGAACCCCAATGGGCCGGACACGACGGATTGACGTTACAGCGCATCTTTGTATTAGTAAACAGTATTAGTTTTAAGCTGACATTCAGGCACATCTCGGCGACACCGCTGACGCTGTGCCGACGAGCCTATGCCTTGGCTGCACGGCAGCGAAAGCCTTGGCATGCCTGCTTTCCCTGGACATCCGGAGCTTGATGATCGATGGACCATGCGGCGACTAATAGATATAAACAAAGCGACGGTTTCTATAAATCGATGCCACCGCGCCATCTTGTCGAGCCGGCAGGCTGCCGCTAGACAGGTTGGGGTTTGGGGATACGACTGCAATGAGTGAGACGACGGATCCGGCCATCGAAACGGCGAGGCGCCGCAAGGCGCCGGCAAAGCCCAAGGGGCGGGTCACCATGACCGACATCGCCAGGGCCGCCGGCTGTTCGCAGGCGACGGTTTCCTTCGTGCTCAACAATTCGCCGGGGATCAAGCTGTCGCAGCAGACCCGCGAGCGGGTGATCGAGGCCGCAAGGGCGCTGGGCTACAGCGCGCCCGCCTTCTCGGCGCTGCGCAAGCCGGTTGCCGCCTTCGATGGGCTGGACGGGGTGATCGGCTTTGCCGTCGACCAGCTGGCGACCAGCCCGGAGGCGGTGGTGGCGATCGAAGGGGCGCGCCAGGCCTCGTGGAATGCCGGCAACGTGCTTCTGGTGGCGCAGACCATGGGCGACGCCGTGATGGAGCCACGCGCCATACAGGCGCTGACAAGGCGGGGCATTTCGGCGCTGATCTACATGACCATCTTCACCCGCGAGATCACGGCGCCCGACTTCCTCTACAGCCTCGACATTCCGGTGATCCTGCTCAATTGCTATACGGCCGACTACGCCTTTCCCGCCGTGGTGCCGTCCGAGATCGCCGGCGGCCAGAGCTCGACAAGGCATCTGATCAGCCACGGCCACCGCCGCATCGCCACCATCACCGGCGAGCCGTGGATGCAGGCGGCACAGGACCGGCTGAAGGGCTATCGCCGCGCGCTCGCCACCGCCGACATCCCGTTCGACGCAGAGCTGGTGGTCGAGGGCGACTGGTCGGCGAGCGCCGGCTATGCCGCGACCGTGAAGCTGTTGGCCCTAAAAGACAGGCCGACCGCCATCTTCTGCCAGAACGACCGCACCGCGATCGGCTGCTACGAGGCGCTGAAGGAAGCCGGCCTGCACATTCCGCAGGACATTTCCGTGGTCGGCTACGACGACGAGGAAATCGCCCGCCACCTCTTCCCGCCGCTTACGACCTCGATCCTGCCGCATATGGCGATGGGCCAATGGGCGATCGAACAGCTCGAAGCGCCGACGGCGCCCGGACAGGGGCGCTATCCCATCACCAAGCTGGAGTGCCCATTGGTCGAACGGGAGAGCGTGCAGGCCGTGGCCGGAGGCTGAGGCTAAGCCGGCTGGACCATCCCGTCGCGCGGGAGCAGCGGCATTCTTTCGCTGGCCGCCAAAGTCATCGTCATTCCACTATGTCGCCGACCAGTATGCGGCCGGGCAATTGTCGTCCATAATCGGGCCATGACGCGTCCGGGCTTGCGCTGTGTGCAGCTATTCGCGGCTTTGCTGGCCGCGAGCTGCCCGCGCGCCGAAGCTGGCGGGATCTTCGAAGCCGGCGCCTACTCCTTCTCCGACGAACGCGGCGGCTTCAGGATCCTTTCGGCCACGGGCGCCGGGACCCGCGCCGACCCGATCGTGGTCACCGAGGAACTGGACACCGCCGACCCGGTGACGCTGACCATACGGGCGGCGCGGCCGATCCAGCCCTTCGGATCGTCGGGCAACTACGCGACCGGCTTTCTGCCGCTGAAGATCGTCGCCCGCAACAACAGCGGCGACGCCTGGATCGAATTCGGCTTCGAGCTACAGTCGATCCTGAACGTGCCGAGCGACTATGGCGACGGGCTGTCCTTCGACCAGGCACAGCGTGTGGACAACATGATCAAGTCCGACAGCTTCGCCGAATTCAAACGCGACTTCGAACCCTATGACCGGCTGCTGTTCAGCAAAGGCAAGGTCGACCCGCTGGAGAGTGCGTCGTTTTCCTTCCTGGTGACGGATTTTTCGCCGAAGGACCGGTTTTATCTGGTGGAGGAGCCGAGGGTGCCTTCGTCTTGATGGGGGGATGGCTGCGGGCCAATAGGTGATTGAACAACTGAAAGCGCCGGCCGCCTGGAAGGCGCGGTAGCCCTTGGCGCTGGTCTGCTGAAGGCTATTGTTGAAATCATTGCCACCAGCAGAAAGTACTCCTGAGGACTAAAAACAGAAAGTGCTAGCCGCCAGACCTCGATACCTCGGTGATCTCAAGGGAAAGTAAATCGTTGTCTGACCGCAGGAAGCAAACCAGTGTATCCAACACCGACTCTGCAGGCTGCCGGTTCGGCCCTCGGAGAGCGCATTCCCAGACGGTTGCCACTCGCCAACCAAACGAGACCAAGGTGTCTGTTGCCTGTCGATCGCGCTGCTGATTGTGCCCAATCTTAGCCTGCCAGAATGCGGCATTGGTACGGGGCCGGACGCCAAGGCCGCAATCGTGGCCATGCCAGAAGCAGCCATGTACAAAAATTACAACTTGGCCCGCAGAGAAAACCAAATCCGGCGTACCAGGCAAGCTACGGTCATGCAAGCGATAGCGCAGTCCCCTAGCATGTAGGCCACGTCGAATTGTCATCTCAGGCTTGGTGTCACGTCCGCGGATCCTGGACATGTTCAACCGTCGCTGGTCCGGTGTGAGTGGGTCGTCGCGGATAGCTTGGCGCCGGATCATACAACCTCACGCGGCGCGGCAGCCGGCGCTTGGTCTATCATGACCTAAAGCCTCGGCGAACACCCTACCTATCTCTTCAGCCAATGCTCGTGATAGCAGCGGCGGTACAGCATTTCCGATTTGACGGAAGGCTGCATTCATGGCCCCACGAAAAATGAAACCATCCGGAAAGGACTGTAGCCGCGCAGCCTCGCGTACGGAGATCGTGCGTGACTGGTCGCTGTCGTAGTGGATATGGCTATAACTATCTTTGCCTAGATGTGCCATCAGGGTCCGGGCGGGCAAATCCGGCTCCATTTTGCGCCACTTGTTGGGAAATTTGCCCGTGTCATAAGGAGGCACTATAGAGGCACGGAGTTCGTGCCACGCTTGGCTGCCGGC includes:
- a CDS encoding sugar-binding protein, which produces MKSLIRSASVAATALLLGLSATAIARADDKPTLAFVVNGASDFWKAAEAGVKKAQGELPGYTLELKYPEQSSVAIQQRLMDDLVTAGVKGIMVSAVDPKTSTDGLNKIASETALFTTDSDAPQTKRVAYIGSSNVDAGKQAAEIAKKAMPNGGKCLGFVGLLGADNAKERIQGMKDGLAGTKIELVDVRGDDIDQARAKKNVEDALVASPDVTCMVGFYSYNTPRIYEALRDAGKLGSITVVGFDDDPITLGGVKEGTIAATVVQQPFEWAYQGMKLMAAYLKGDKSGIPAGNLIIIPTKIIGKDDVDAYAANLKAMAGK
- a CDS encoding LacI family DNA-binding transcriptional regulator translates to MSETTDPAIETARRRKAPAKPKGRVTMTDIARAAGCSQATVSFVLNNSPGIKLSQQTRERVIEAARALGYSAPAFSALRKPVAAFDGLDGVIGFAVDQLATSPEAVVAIEGARQASWNAGNVLLVAQTMGDAVMEPRAIQALTRRGISALIYMTIFTREITAPDFLYSLDIPVILLNCYTADYAFPAVVPSEIAGGQSSTRHLISHGHRRIATITGEPWMQAAQDRLKGYRRALATADIPFDAELVVEGDWSASAGYAATVKLLALKDRPTAIFCQNDRTAIGCYEALKEAGLHIPQDISVVGYDDEEIARHLFPPLTTSILPHMAMGQWAIEQLEAPTAPGQGRYPITKLECPLVERESVQAVAGG
- a CDS encoding very short patch repair endonuclease → MIRRQAIRDDPLTPDQRRLNMSRIRGRDTKPEMTIRRGLHARGLRYRLHDRSLPGTPDLVFSAGQVVIFVHGCFWHGHDCGLGVRPRTNAAFWQAKIGHNQQRDRQATDTLVSFGWRVATVWECALRGPNRQPAESVLDTLVCFLRSDNDLLSLEITEVSRSGG